Proteins from a genomic interval of Thamnophis elegans isolate rThaEle1 chromosome 2, rThaEle1.pri, whole genome shotgun sequence:
- the GLI1 gene encoding zinc finger protein GLI1, translating to MFNPMNPPVNSYMEHCYLRPLHGQGQPSAMVEGISDLPYYHQSNSVGNHHTYGLVPGGEHPSHTDGSRFSTPRSTAKLTKKRALSISPLSDASIDLQTVIRTSPNSLVAYINSRCASAGGSYGHLSIGAVSPSLGFQKPQGMSFGHNPTTVPCGPHEHVTGRPGMMHHMPPPRGMLKHCQLKSESSLGSPLDALSTKCLEECSEGDISSPASTGTQDPLLSVLDPRDELEKEDGKVEAEAVYETNCHWEGCTKEFDTQEQLVHHINNEHIHGEKKEFVCHWHDCSREQRPFKAQYMLVVHMRRHTGEKPHKCTFEGCNKAYSRLENLKTHLRSHTGEKPYVCEHEGCNKAFSNASDRAKHQNRTHSNEKPYVCKIPGCTKRYTDPSSLRKHVKTVHGPDAHVTKKHRGDTVPTSRTLALHGDMKQEKDSEVRKEEGKLMVPDSNLKPQPSPGGQSSCSSERSPLGSANNNDSGVEMNANVGGSLEDLSALEEPSEPMGTSGLSALHKLENLRIDKLKQLRKPLSMKGVKLPSIPGAGPAREMPGLCGAPSAAASHRRVMELSSSDLPSLTVAGDRRGSTTSTVSSAYTVSRRSSMVSPYLPAGGAPNGLGPPDMYDPISPDASRRSSEASHCGGLPGLGNLTPAQQYRLKAKYAAATGGPPPTPLPHMDRAAQSNLIGDYSSSCLPPFVPEHSTNNYHGYSSTSILHPHLSHSGRRASDPTQAVAEAHPVPRVQRFKSLSNMSPASAGRAGGQVTGGSEASLPHHLFSPRPPSISENVFLEAAAMESAIPAGESEVLEMESYLTYQDRNYPYQTTAMEPQSNLAHRGTLKLVGDLQMSPVTQEQLEGGFEQPDYIQSQCQMNVAFHTARQWDSNSSGINPASIPGMGQCHSTQYPIPEAKPMGAEPANHGRQGTFQFGQAHIKAEQQFQPAAAALASCQSMKQALYNQSQPVCGDGGYHPESQQGSCYGVGQPPSRRSQTPMLQVKEMMVRSYVQSQQALMWGEQPASNVMDGAENGQSQQHQPYPGVKYPSYPPRPSPAMENKALSSPNSQCYNPRMVPHPPGGPKPLNRQSNLSYQASLSYETPGDGGSHHMMRLPPLHGPEETGFPIPMHVPLSKASGHKLMNTHQRHHQPPSCVAEDPGGPYAPGLEAPKSDSFSYLPEEQVSNSLDTLDLENTHLDFTAILDDAEALSPTPPGGPTNMAVGDMNSMLNSLAGENQFLNTLS from the exons ATGTTCAATCCGATGAACCCACCTGTTAACAGCTACATGGAACATTGCTACCTTCGGCCTCTCCATGGGCAAGGCCAACCTAGTGCCATGGTAGAAG GCATCAGTGATTTACCATACTATCACCAAAGCAACTCAGTGGGGAATCACCATACCTACGGATTGGTACCTGGAGGTGAACATCCTTCTCATACTGATG GTAGTCGTTTTTCTACACCCCGGAGCACAGCCAAGCTGACCAAAAAGCGGGCCCTGTCCATCTCGCCACTCTCCGATGCCAGCATTGACCTGCAAACTGTCATCCGCACCTCTCCCAATTCTCTGGTGGCTTACATCAACTCTCGCTGTGCTTCAGCTGGGGGCTCCTATGGGCACCTCTCCATCGGTGCTGTCAG CCCTTCCCTTGGGTTCCAGAAACCTCAAGGCATGTCCTTTGGCCACAACCCCACAACAGTTCCCTGTGGGCCTCATGAACACGTGACTGGCCGGCCGGGGATGATGCACCATATGCCACCCCCACGTGGGATGCTAAAGCACTGCCAG CTGAAGTCAGAGTCCAGCCTGGGCAGCCCGCTGGATGCCCTGAGCACCAAGTGCCTGGAGGAGTGCTCGGAGGGTGACATTTCCAGCCCTGCCTCTACGGGGACACAG GACCCCCTACTAAGTGTGCTTGATCCACGAGATGAATTGGAAAAGGAAGACGGGAAGGTAGAAGCCGAAGCAGTATACGAAACCAATTGCCACTGGGAAGGATGCACTAAAGAGTTTGACACTCAGGAACAGCTAGTGCAT CATATTAACAATGAGCATATCCATGGGGAAAAGAAGGAATTTGTGTGCCACTGGCACGACTGCTCACGGGAACAACGACCCTTCAAAGCTCAGTATATGCTGGTCGTCCACATGAGACGTCATacgggagaaaaacctcataagtGCACA TTTGAAGGCTGCAATAAGGCCTACTCACGGCTGGAGAACCTCAAGACGCACTTGCGCTCCCATACTGGCGAGAAGCCTTATGTTTGCGAGCACGAAGGCTGCAATAAAGCTTTCTCTAACGCTTCTGACAGGGCCAAGCACCAAAACCGGACACATTCCAATGAG AAACCCTACGTCTGTAAGATTCCCGGCTGCACCAAACGCTACACCGATCCCAGCTCACTCCGGAAACATGTCAAGACAGTGCATGGCCCAGATGCTCACGTCACCAAGAAGCACCGTGGAGATACTGTACCCACCAGTCGGACTCTGGCTCTGCATGGTGACATGAAGCAGGAGAAAGATAGTGAGGTCAGGAAGGAAGAGGGCAAACTCATGGTACCTGATTCTAATTTG AAGCCGCAGCCCAGCCCTGGGGGTCAATCGTCCTGCAGCAGTGAACGCTCCCCTTTGGGCAGCGCTAATAATAATGACAGTGGCGTGGAGATGAACGCAAACGTGGGGGGAAGCTTAGAGGACTTGTCCGCGTTGGAGGAACCATCTGAGCCCATGGGAACCTCTGGGCTCTCAGCACTGCACAAGCTGGAGAACCTGCGCATTGACAAACTCAAGCAGCTGCGTAAGCCCCTCTCAATGAAGGGGGTCAAGCTTCCTTCCATCCCAGGGGCAG gTCCTGCAAGAGAGATGCCTGGCTTGTGCGGGGCCCCCTCTGCAGCGGCTTCTCACCGGCGTGTTATGGAGCTCTCATCCAGTGACCTGCCTTCTCTAACTGTGGCAGGAGACAGACGAGGTAGCACTACCAGCACTGTCAGTTCAGCCTACACCGTCAGCCGTCGCTCTTCCATGGTATCACCCTATCTGCCAGCCGGGGGTGCCCCCAATGGATTAGGCCCACCAGACATGTATGACCCTATATCCCCCGATGCCTCAAGACGCTCTAGCGAGGCCAGCCATTGCGGAGGACTTCCAGGGCTGGGTAACCTCACCCCAGCCCAACAGTACCGCCTCAAGGCCAAATATGCGGCAGCAACAGGTGGGCCACCCCCTACCCCTCTCCCCCATATGGACAGAGCTGCTCAGTCAAATCTCATAGGGGATTATTCTAGCTCCTGCTTGCCTCCTTTTGTGCCTGAGCACAGCACAAACAATTACCATGGTTACAGCAGCACTAGCATTCTCCATCCCCACCTGAGCCATAGCGGCCGGCGAGCCAGCGACCCCACGCAGGCTGTGGCGGAAGCCCACCCGGTTCCACGAGTGCAAAGGTTTAAAAGCCTCAGCAACATGAGCCCAGCAAGTGCAGGGAGAGCCGGTGGACAAGTGACAGGGGGCAGCGAGGCCAGCCTTCCCCACCATCTCTTCTCCCCACGGCCACCAAGCATCAGCGAGAATGTTTTTCTGGAAGCTGCCGCTATGGAGAGCGCCATCCCGGCTGGGGAGTCGGAAGTGCTGGAGATGGAATCTTATCTTACCTACCAGGACCGGAACTACCCATACCAAACCACGGCCATGGAGCCGCAAAGCAATCTTGCTCATCGTGGCACCTTGAAGCTGGTGGGTGATTTGCAGATGAGTCCAGTGACTCAGGAGCAGCTAGAAGGCGGTTTTGAGCAACCAGATTACATCCAGTCTCAGTGCCAGATGAACGTGGCTTTCCACACTGCACGGCAGTGGGACAGCAATAGCTCCGGGATAAATCCTGCATCGATCCCTGGCATGGGGCAGTGCCACTCTACCCAGTATCCAATCCCTGAGGCTAAGCCCATGGGAGCAGAGCCTGCCAATCACGGCCGACAGGGGACATTCCAGTTTGGCCAGGCACATATTAAAGCCGAGCAACAGTTCCAACCGGCGGCGGCTGCTCTCGCCTCCTGCCAGAGCATGAAGCAGGCGTTATACAACCAGTCTCAACCAGTCTGTGGAGATGGCGGATATCATCCCGAAAGCCAGCAGGGCTCTTGCTATGGCGTGGGGCAGCCCCCGAGCAGGAGATCACAGACCCCGATGTTGCAAGTCAAGGAGATGATGGTACGGAGTTATGTGCAATCACAGCAAGCACTGATGTGGGGGGAGCAGCCGGCCAGCAATGTCATGGATGGCGCAGAGAATGGTCAGAGCCAGCAACACCAGCCTTACCCTGGTGTAAAATACCCAAGTTACCCTCCCAGGCCATCGCCAGCTatggaaaacaaagcactttcaaGCCCCAACAGCCAGTGTTATAATCCAAGGATGGTCCCACATCCACCTGGTGGACCAAAACCACTGAATCGACAAAGCAACTTGAGTTATCAAGCTAGCCTTTCTTATGAAACCCCTGGTGATGGTGGCTCCCACCATATGATGCGCTTACCCCCTCTTCACGGTCCTGAAGAAACAGGCTTTCCCATCCCAATGCACGTGCCGCTGAGCAAAGCTTCTGGGCACAAGTTGATGAATACCCACCAAAGGCACCATCAGCCCCCCAGCTGTGTGGCCGAGGATCCCGGTGGGCCTTATGCTCCTGGGCTGGAGGCCCCTAAATCTGACTCTTTCTCTTATCTACCCGAGGAGCAGGTGTCTAACAGTTTGGACACTCTGGACTTAGAAAACACCCACTTGGACTTCACCGCTATCCTTGATGACGCAGAGGCCCTTAGTCCTACCCCACCTGGGGGCCCAACCAACATGGCGGTGGGGGATATGAATTCCATGCTGAACTCATTAGCAGGGGAGAACCAGTTCCTTAATACCCTTTCCTAG